Proteins found in one Microcella daejeonensis genomic segment:
- a CDS encoding PadR family transcriptional regulator → MRSASDSGFDLREIVDEMRETFAPRPPRKRTAADLRTAVLRALLDESRTGASIIDAIAASSGGMGRPTPGEVYPLLQLLSDEALVEVAHDGDRRVYSLTDAGRVAAEADDGHEHEHGHDDVHGRDRGASTRGRWEERAERGSALPRAGVKLAQATAQVAQNGTREQRQRAVELLDETRRRLYAILAED, encoded by the coding sequence ATGCGTTCTGCATCCGATTCCGGTTTCGACCTCCGCGAGATCGTCGACGAGATGCGGGAGACCTTCGCTCCCCGGCCGCCGCGCAAGCGCACCGCCGCCGACCTCCGCACCGCCGTCCTGCGCGCCCTGCTCGACGAGAGCCGCACCGGCGCCTCGATCATCGACGCCATCGCCGCGAGCTCCGGCGGCATGGGCCGCCCGACGCCCGGCGAGGTCTACCCCCTGCTGCAGCTGCTCTCGGACGAGGCGCTCGTCGAGGTCGCGCACGACGGCGACCGCCGCGTCTACAGCCTCACCGACGCCGGCCGCGTGGCCGCGGAGGCCGACGACGGGCACGAGCACGAGCACGGCCACGACGACGTGCACGGCCGCGACCGCGGTGCGAGCACGCGGGGCCGCTGGGAGGAGCGCGCCGAGCGCGGGTCCGCCCTGCCGCGCGCGGGCGTGAAGCTCGCCCAGGCCACGGCGCAGGTGGCGCAGAACGGCACGCGCGAGCAGCGCCAGCGCGCCGTCGAGCTGCTCGACGAGACCCGCCGACGCCTCTACGCCATCCTCGCCGAGGACTGA
- a CDS encoding anti-sigma factor: MTDHSDPTDGTDGPTAADARRAELIAGALADDLSPEESVELDALLAAEPDARSELAELQGLVDRSRAVLDGTRDARASDALRARVLRIPEAERADLAEDGPAARGVAAPAAPDRIAFASARAADGVAARTRVPSRRRTAVALLSTAAACLALGAVIALGAQTLLSPAAVTGDPGTLGAVEPIDFAGEPSGVEIDAAVVAHTWGTETVLEIDGFAPGDAFDVVLIGTGGEALSSGGFLGSTVTIECRINAALLRDDVAAVEIRDARGAIVATAELPAVDS; encoded by the coding sequence ATGACCGACCACTCCGACCCCACCGACGGCACCGACGGCCCGACCGCGGCCGACGCGCGCCGCGCCGAGCTCATCGCCGGCGCGCTCGCCGACGATCTGAGCCCCGAGGAGAGCGTCGAGCTCGACGCCCTGCTCGCGGCCGAGCCGGATGCCCGCTCCGAGCTCGCCGAGCTGCAGGGTCTCGTCGACCGCAGCCGCGCCGTGCTCGACGGCACCCGCGACGCCCGCGCCTCCGACGCCCTGCGGGCCCGCGTCCTGCGCATCCCCGAGGCCGAGCGCGCGGATCTCGCCGAGGACGGCCCCGCCGCCCGGGGCGTCGCCGCGCCCGCCGCACCGGACAGGATCGCGTTCGCATCCGCGAGGGCCGCCGACGGCGTCGCCGCCCGCACCCGCGTCCCGTCGCGCCGTCGCACGGCCGTCGCGCTCCTCTCGACCGCGGCCGCCTGCCTCGCCCTCGGCGCCGTCATCGCCCTGGGCGCGCAGACCCTGCTCTCCCCCGCCGCGGTGACGGGCGACCCCGGCACGCTCGGAGCGGTCGAGCCCATCGACTTCGCCGGGGAGCCGAGCGGCGTCGAGATCGACGCGGCCGTCGTCGCCCACACCTGGGGCACCGAGACGGTGCTCGAGATCGACGGCTTCGCGCCGGGCGACGCCTTCGACGTCGTCCTCATCGGCACCGGCGGCGAGGCGCTGTCATCCGGCGGGTTCCTCGGCAGCACCGTGACGATCGAGTGCCGCATCAACGCGGCCCTCCTGCGCGACGACGTCGCCGCGGTCGAGATCCGGGATGCCCGCGGGGCGATCGTCGCCACCGCCGAGCTACCCGCCGTCGACAGCTAG
- a CDS encoding Rho termination factor N-terminal domain-containing protein, with protein sequence MAKTTKTMRAAEAALDAAASAAKDAKRLAATLPKRDAKKLRSLAEEAKEASSASKKAVERRPKKVVKKAVVAIARVEKAADKAESRLAAAAAKASEAEAKKAAKAEKKAAAAKADQKVVGKKGLGKKGLGKKAGGKKDAEKTTTTKAEKPVAEKPVAPKVAPKAAPKKPAATKPATVVEPKPAAAMAMAEEPLDAAPAADAPPASPSAAATDSLASLTVAQLRGRARAAGITGYSRMTKAQLVALLSS encoded by the coding sequence ATGGCGAAGACCACGAAGACGATGCGGGCGGCCGAGGCGGCCCTGGACGCCGCGGCCTCCGCCGCGAAGGATGCCAAGCGCCTCGCCGCGACCCTGCCGAAGCGCGACGCGAAGAAGCTGCGCTCGCTCGCCGAGGAGGCGAAGGAGGCCTCGAGCGCCTCGAAGAAGGCGGTCGAGCGCCGCCCGAAGAAGGTCGTGAAGAAGGCCGTCGTCGCCATCGCGCGCGTCGAGAAGGCCGCCGACAAGGCCGAGAGCCGCCTCGCCGCAGCCGCTGCGAAGGCCTCGGAGGCCGAGGCGAAGAAGGCGGCCAAGGCCGAGAAGAAGGCGGCAGCCGCGAAGGCTGACCAGAAGGTCGTGGGGAAGAAGGGCCTGGGGAAGAAGGGCCTGGGGAAGAAGGCCGGAGGGAAGAAGGACGCCGAGAAGACCACGACGACCAAGGCCGAGAAGCCGGTCGCCGAGAAGCCGGTCGCGCCGAAGGTCGCTCCGAAGGCCGCTCCGAAGAAGCCCGCCGCGACGAAGCCGGCGACCGTGGTCGAGCCGAAGCCCGCCGCCGCGATGGCGATGGCGGAGGAGCCGCTCGACGCCGCGCCCGCCGCTGACGCACCCCCCGCCTCGCCCTCGGCTGCGGCGACCGACAGCCTCGCCTCGCTCACCGTGGCGCAGCTGCGCGGGCGCGCCCGTGCCGCCGGCATCACCGGATACTCGCGCATGACCAAGGCGCAGCTCGTCGCCCTGCTCTCCTCCTGA
- a CDS encoding class F sortase, which translates to MPRLRLAGPAITLAVVVGLSGCAGAGAPESAVRDAPPAPTAAPSIPPPPPAPAPAAPAPPPVGVAVPAIALEAPLIDLGIEPDGTMEVPSDFDEVGWFTGGGRPGGSGPTVIAAHVDSPTGPAAFIDLDRVAVGDAVTVTDAEGTAHDYVVTRVEQYPKDAFPTAEVFGASARDELRLITCTGVFDPDAASYVDNLVVYAERAGQAP; encoded by the coding sequence ATGCCGCGCCTGAGGCTCGCGGGCCCGGCGATCACCCTCGCGGTGGTCGTCGGGCTCTCGGGCTGCGCGGGCGCGGGCGCGCCCGAGAGCGCGGTTCGGGATGCCCCGCCCGCGCCGACGGCCGCGCCGAGCATCCCGCCACCGCCCCCGGCACCCGCACCGGCGGCCCCCGCCCCGCCGCCCGTGGGCGTCGCGGTGCCCGCCATCGCGCTCGAGGCGCCGCTCATCGATCTCGGAATCGAGCCGGACGGCACCATGGAGGTGCCGAGCGACTTCGACGAGGTCGGATGGTTCACCGGAGGCGGGCGCCCCGGCGGCAGCGGCCCCACGGTGATCGCCGCCCACGTGGACTCGCCCACCGGGCCCGCCGCCTTCATCGATCTCGACCGGGTCGCCGTCGGCGACGCCGTCACGGTCACCGATGCCGAGGGCACCGCGCACGACTACGTCGTCACGCGCGTCGAGCAGTACCCGAAGGACGCGTTCCCGACCGCCGAGGTCTTCGGCGCCTCGGCGCGCGACGAGCTGCGGCTCATCACGTGCACGGGGGTGTTCGATCCGGACGCCGCGAGTTACGTCGACAACCTCGTCGTCTACGCCGAGCGCGCGGGGCAGGCACCCTAG
- a CDS encoding Lrp/AsnC family transcriptional regulator: protein MVRASRILDSTSRAVLAALDRDPRASVGWIAETLGLARGTVQNRIGQLFDGRTLRPHSVTVLPESLGYAIRAIVTAEVDQSRFDEAMLALREIPEIIECVATSGENDLLCQVVARDADDLYRIGQQVLRCPGIRRTATSLVLKELIAHRVGQLLPEAPAG from the coding sequence ATGGTCAGAGCGTCCAGAATCCTCGACAGCACCTCCCGCGCCGTGCTCGCCGCGCTCGACCGCGATCCGCGCGCGTCGGTGGGCTGGATCGCCGAGACCCTGGGCCTCGCCCGCGGCACCGTGCAGAACCGCATCGGCCAGCTCTTCGACGGCCGCACGCTGCGCCCGCACTCGGTGACCGTGCTGCCCGAGTCGCTCGGCTACGCCATCCGCGCGATCGTCACGGCCGAGGTCGACCAGAGCCGCTTCGACGAGGCGATGCTCGCGCTGCGCGAGATCCCCGAGATCATCGAGTGCGTGGCCACCTCGGGCGAGAACGATCTGCTGTGCCAGGTGGTGGCGCGCGACGCCGACGATCTGTACCGCATCGGGCAGCAGGTGCTGCGCTGCCCGGGGATCCGGCGCACGGCGACCTCGCTCGTGCTCAAGGAGCTCATCGCTCATCGCGTGGGCCAGCTGCTGCCGGAGGCGCCCGCGGGCTGA
- a CDS encoding CHRD domain-containing protein — protein sequence MVTKSSTRILSSGGALGIVAALALSATPAYAETEVAEPASFTSAFTVMATPDQVVNPDGVVTPGQEGATGEFTFRINSDLEIICYDITLEGVSGDYMSPAKTATHIHQAAAGQAGPPRIAFPNPAPVGDGPRTSSGCLQGPFTTGIMANGADTGDGFSLAAIEANPAGFASDSHTVDFSAGVVRGQLTQIPVGGVETGAGGTAASGVDASTIAIGVAGLGAAALAAGVVVTRRRALARTSR from the coding sequence ATGGTCACGAAGAGCAGCACCAGGATCCTCAGCTCGGGCGGAGCGCTCGGCATCGTCGCCGCGCTCGCCCTCTCCGCCACGCCGGCGTACGCCGAGACCGAGGTCGCGGAGCCCGCGAGCTTCACGAGCGCGTTCACCGTCATGGCGACGCCCGATCAGGTCGTCAACCCCGACGGCGTCGTCACGCCCGGCCAGGAGGGCGCGACGGGGGAGTTCACCTTCCGCATCAACTCCGACCTCGAGATCATCTGCTACGACATCACCCTCGAGGGCGTGTCGGGCGACTACATGAGCCCGGCCAAGACGGCGACCCACATCCACCAGGCCGCCGCCGGGCAGGCCGGCCCGCCGCGCATCGCCTTCCCGAACCCCGCGCCCGTCGGCGACGGCCCCCGCACGAGCTCCGGCTGCCTGCAGGGCCCCTTCACCACCGGCATCATGGCGAACGGCGCCGACACCGGTGACGGCTTCAGCCTCGCAGCGATCGAGGCCAACCCGGCCGGCTTCGCCTCCGACTCGCACACCGTCGACTTCTCGGCCGGCGTCGTGCGCGGTCAGCTGACGCAGATCCCCGTGGGCGGCGTCGAGACGGGTGCCGGCGGCACCGCCGCCTCGGGCGTCGACGCGAGCACGATCGCGATCGGCGTCGCCGGTCTCGGTGCCGCGGCGCTCGCCGCCGGCGTCGTCGTGACCCGTCGTCGCGCGCTCGCCCGCACGAGCCGCTGA
- a CDS encoding Glu/Leu/Phe/Val dehydrogenase family protein, translating to MTTAPLPEFTHERVSTAVGERSGLTMTVALHSSAIGPALGGCRLWRYPAWIDGVADAMRLASAMTMKNALADIGAGGGKSVIALGPDDVLDDERRRDALLDLGDLVQTFDGLYRTAEDVGTTEHDMLVVSERTPHVLGLPAANGGAGEPAEGTALGVYASIERVVEQVFESGSVSGRSFVISGLGQVGSRLATRLAAAGARLSVTDIDATKQAFASSLGARWIAPDEALTTPADVLVPAGLGGVLTPAAIASLPVKAVVGPANNPLAYASGAEHLASRGILYAPDFVVNAGGVIHLAMVAEGASAREIEGRLLGIGDTLSEVFHAARAQGVTPLAAAQALAVQRVEQARERRSALV from the coding sequence ATGACGACCGCACCCCTTCCCGAGTTCACGCACGAGCGCGTATCGACCGCCGTCGGCGAGCGCTCCGGCCTCACCATGACGGTGGCGCTGCACAGCTCGGCCATCGGCCCGGCACTCGGCGGCTGCCGCCTCTGGCGCTACCCGGCGTGGATCGACGGGGTCGCCGACGCGATGCGGCTCGCGAGCGCCATGACGATGAAGAACGCGCTCGCCGACATCGGTGCGGGCGGCGGCAAGTCGGTCATCGCCCTCGGCCCCGACGACGTTCTCGACGACGAGCGGCGACGGGATGCCCTGCTCGACCTCGGCGACCTGGTGCAGACCTTCGACGGCCTCTACCGCACGGCGGAGGACGTGGGCACGACCGAGCACGACATGCTCGTCGTCAGCGAGCGGACGCCGCACGTGCTCGGTCTGCCCGCCGCGAACGGCGGCGCCGGTGAGCCGGCCGAGGGCACCGCGCTCGGCGTCTACGCCTCGATCGAGCGCGTCGTCGAGCAGGTCTTCGAGAGCGGCTCCGTGAGCGGGCGCAGCTTCGTCATCTCGGGCCTCGGGCAGGTCGGCTCGCGCCTGGCCACCCGCCTCGCGGCGGCGGGCGCCCGCCTCAGCGTCACCGACATCGACGCGACCAAGCAGGCCTTCGCCTCGAGCCTCGGCGCCCGATGGATCGCCCCCGACGAGGCGCTGACGACCCCGGCCGACGTCCTCGTGCCCGCCGGTCTCGGCGGCGTCCTCACGCCCGCGGCGATCGCCTCGCTGCCGGTCAAGGCCGTGGTCGGCCCCGCGAACAACCCGCTCGCCTACGCCTCGGGCGCCGAGCACCTCGCGAGCCGCGGAATCCTGTACGCCCCCGACTTCGTCGTGAACGCCGGCGGGGTCATCCACCTCGCGATGGTCGCCGAGGGCGCTTCGGCCCGCGAGATCGAGGGACGCCTGCTCGGCATCGGCGACACGCTCTCCGAGGTGTTCCACGCCGCTCGCGCGCAGGGCGTCACGCCGCTCGCCGCCGCGCAGGCGCTCGCCGTGCAGCGGGTCGAGCAGGCGCGCGAGCGTCGCAGCGCACTGGTCTGA
- the arfB gene encoding alternative ribosome rescue aminoacyl-tRNA hydrolase ArfB: MDLEVSSGLTIRAAELSWRFSRSSGPGGQHVNTSDSRVQLSWDIARSDALTDDQRATLLSRLDRRLVDGAVTVTVSQERSQLRNREIALETLAELVRSALAPPGPARRPTRPTRGSTRRHLAAKQKRSATKQQRRRPPAD, encoded by the coding sequence ATGGATCTCGAGGTGTCGTCCGGCCTCACCATCCGCGCCGCCGAGCTGAGCTGGCGGTTCTCGCGGTCCTCCGGGCCCGGCGGGCAGCACGTCAACACCTCCGACAGCCGCGTGCAGCTGAGCTGGGACATCGCCCGATCGGATGCCCTCACCGACGATCAGCGCGCGACCCTGCTCTCCCGGCTCGACCGCCGCCTGGTCGACGGAGCCGTCACCGTCACCGTCTCGCAGGAGCGCTCGCAGCTGCGCAACCGCGAGATCGCCCTCGAGACCCTCGCCGAGCTCGTGCGGAGCGCCCTCGCCCCGCCGGGGCCCGCGCGGCGACCGACGCGACCGACCCGGGGGTCGACGCGACGGCACCTCGCGGCCAAGCAGAAGCGCTCGGCGACCAAGCAGCAGCGCCGCCGGCCGCCGGCCGACTGA
- a CDS encoding TetR/AcrR family transcriptional regulator produces MSTEQPDGQDPRTSRMTAAERSAEITAAARALALEDGLTALTQRGVAERAGVAPSLVAHYQPSMEALIAETFRSIAHDEIVEVFGHVALQRDPVIALRVLIVTLLDGGRDDVDLVWTDAFSMARRFPALGEEARRQTQIWHDRFTAMLHRVAVDAPLSEEAADRIASQFLGMLDGLNAHAAIGHIAGRVNVDLIARALEPELGLPAGSLSG; encoded by the coding sequence GTGTCAACAGAGCAGCCGGACGGCCAGGATCCGCGCACGTCGCGCATGACGGCGGCCGAGCGCTCCGCCGAGATCACCGCCGCAGCCCGGGCGCTCGCGCTCGAGGACGGCCTGACCGCCCTCACGCAGCGCGGGGTGGCCGAGCGGGCCGGCGTCGCCCCCTCGCTCGTCGCGCACTACCAGCCGAGCATGGAAGCACTGATCGCCGAGACCTTCCGCTCGATCGCGCACGACGAGATCGTCGAGGTGTTCGGGCACGTCGCGCTGCAGCGCGACCCCGTGATCGCCTTGCGCGTGCTCATCGTCACGCTGCTCGACGGCGGGCGCGACGACGTCGACCTCGTGTGGACGGACGCCTTCAGCATGGCCCGCCGGTTCCCCGCGCTCGGCGAGGAGGCGCGCCGGCAGACCCAGATCTGGCACGACCGCTTCACCGCGATGCTGCATAGGGTGGCCGTCGACGCCCCCCTGAGCGAGGAGGCCGCGGACCGCATCGCCTCGCAGTTCCTCGGCATGCTCGACGGATTGAACGCCCACGCCGCCATCGGCCACATCGCCGGGCGGGTCAACGTGGACCTCATCGCCCGGGCGCTCGAGCCCGAGCTCGGGCTCCCCGCCGGCTCGCTCTCGGGCTGA
- a CDS encoding ABC1 kinase family protein: MTARYRRIMRFATRALVSAWWFELVLPRFGLGRLAARGRIRRLQRLARKFHDLAVDLGGLMIKVGQFMSSRLDILPPEITRELEGLQDEVAPEPLHLIVAQIERELGIPIDRAFAFFDERPIAAASLGQAHRARLSPGIAEEMGFDGVVVKVLRPGIERIVEVDLTALRRVGRILARVKLVNRRTDAPALVEEFAMTSLHEIDYLQEAANAERFAADFADDDRVATPELVWERSARRVLTLSDVTAIKITDVPALLAAGIDPNRVAQELARVTFQQIFVAGFFHADPHPGNIFVTPGPGGPDDWRLTFIDFGMMGEITESLKAGLREFILAAVGRDGRGLVATMQRLGVLLPSADVDELERVMTALFDRFGGMGVNELTQIDPRELQAFASQFGETIRTLPFQLPENFLLLIRTISLISGVTSALNRDFNMWDAIDPFARTLVSAGTSANLIGAGQQVIGYATTLARLPRRLDDLAARLDRGLVSTRSPEVERRLRSVERSLGRASSAIIFSALLLAGSLLYPAQPVLATVLLAASAVPLLHVVISSRLP, from the coding sequence ATGACGGCGCGCTACCGCCGCATCATGCGCTTCGCCACCCGCGCGCTCGTCTCGGCCTGGTGGTTCGAGCTCGTGCTGCCGCGGTTCGGGCTCGGCCGTCTGGCCGCCCGCGGCCGCATCCGCCGCCTGCAGCGCCTGGCCCGCAAGTTCCACGACCTCGCCGTCGACCTCGGCGGCCTCATGATCAAGGTCGGGCAGTTCATGTCGTCGCGCCTCGACATCCTGCCCCCCGAGATCACCCGCGAGCTCGAGGGGCTGCAGGACGAGGTGGCGCCCGAGCCGCTGCACCTGATCGTCGCGCAGATCGAGCGCGAGCTGGGCATCCCGATCGATCGCGCCTTCGCCTTCTTCGACGAGAGGCCGATCGCGGCCGCCTCGCTGGGGCAGGCCCACCGCGCCCGGCTCTCCCCCGGCATCGCGGAGGAGATGGGCTTCGACGGCGTCGTCGTGAAGGTGCTGCGGCCGGGCATCGAGCGCATCGTCGAGGTCGACCTCACCGCCCTGCGCCGCGTCGGGCGCATCCTCGCCCGCGTCAAGCTCGTCAACCGCCGCACCGACGCCCCCGCGCTCGTCGAGGAGTTCGCCATGACGAGCCTGCACGAGATCGACTACCTGCAGGAGGCCGCGAACGCCGAGCGCTTCGCCGCCGACTTCGCCGACGACGACCGCGTCGCGACCCCCGAGCTCGTCTGGGAGCGCTCCGCCCGGCGCGTGCTGACGCTCTCCGACGTCACGGCGATCAAGATCACCGACGTCCCCGCACTGCTGGCCGCCGGCATCGACCCGAACCGGGTCGCGCAGGAGCTCGCCCGCGTCACCTTCCAGCAGATCTTCGTCGCCGGCTTCTTCCACGCCGACCCGCACCCCGGCAACATCTTCGTCACGCCCGGCCCGGGCGGCCCCGACGACTGGCGCCTCACCTTCATCGACTTCGGCATGATGGGCGAGATCACCGAGAGCCTCAAGGCCGGTCTGCGCGAGTTCATCCTCGCCGCGGTGGGGCGCGACGGCCGCGGGCTGGTCGCCACCATGCAGCGCCTCGGCGTGCTGCTGCCCTCGGCCGACGTCGACGAGCTCGAGCGCGTCATGACCGCCCTCTTCGACCGCTTCGGCGGGATGGGCGTCAACGAGCTGACCCAGATCGACCCGCGCGAGCTGCAGGCCTTCGCCTCGCAGTTCGGCGAGACGATCCGCACGCTGCCGTTCCAGCTGCCCGAGAACTTCCTGCTCCTGATCCGCACGATCTCGCTCATCTCGGGCGTGACGAGCGCGCTCAACCGCGACTTCAACATGTGGGATGCGATCGATCCCTTCGCCCGCACCCTCGTGAGCGCCGGCACCTCGGCGAACCTCATCGGGGCAGGCCAGCAGGTGATCGGCTACGCGACGACGCTCGCGCGCCTGCCGCGACGGCTCGACGATCTCGCCGCCCGCCTCGACCGCGGACTCGTCTCGACGCGCTCGCCCGAGGTGGAGCGCCGCCTGCGCTCGGTGGAGCGCAGCCTCGGCCGGGCATCCTCGGCCATCATCTTCTCGGCCCTGCTGCTCGCCGGATCGCTGCTCTACCCGGCGCAGCCGGTGCTCGCGACGGTGCTGCTCGCCGCCTCGGCGGTGCCGCTGCTGCACGTCGTGATCAGCTCGCGCCTGCCCTGA
- a CDS encoding agmatine deiminase family protein, with the protein MAWRMPAETAPHDRIWMAFPREGETMGDSSAARESTYAAWAAVAHAILPFEPVTMVVDPSERARARRLLDPAIELVDAPLDDFWMRDIGPTFVVDDATGALGAVDWIFNGWGDQGGAYERDARIASLVAERAGAEVVSSLLVNEGGAIHVDGEGTVLVTETVQLDPQRNRYATKQAVEAELARTIGARHAVWLPRGLTRDYEPLGTRGHVDMVAAIASPGVLLLHGQPDAGHPDHAVMREIRAVVEASRDAAGREWRIIELPAPAQLRDDEGFVDWNYVNHLVVDGGVIACGYGDEAADARARALLGEAYPGREVVTVDAREILARGGGIHCITQQQPTVAAR; encoded by the coding sequence ATGGCCTGGCGCATGCCCGCCGAGACGGCGCCGCACGACCGCATCTGGATGGCGTTCCCGCGCGAGGGCGAGACCATGGGCGACTCCTCCGCCGCGCGCGAGTCGACCTACGCGGCCTGGGCCGCGGTCGCCCACGCGATCCTGCCCTTCGAGCCGGTGACGATGGTCGTCGACCCGAGCGAGCGCGCGCGGGCGCGGCGACTGCTCGACCCGGCGATCGAGCTGGTGGATGCCCCGCTCGACGATTTCTGGATGCGCGACATCGGCCCCACCTTCGTCGTTGACGACGCGACGGGCGCCCTCGGCGCGGTCGACTGGATCTTCAACGGCTGGGGCGACCAGGGCGGCGCCTACGAGCGGGATGCCCGCATCGCCTCGCTCGTCGCCGAGCGCGCCGGCGCCGAGGTCGTCAGCTCGCTGCTCGTCAACGAGGGCGGTGCGATCCACGTCGACGGCGAGGGCACCGTGCTCGTCACCGAGACCGTGCAGCTCGATCCGCAGCGCAACCGCTACGCCACGAAGCAGGCCGTGGAGGCCGAGCTCGCGCGCACGATCGGCGCCCGCCACGCGGTGTGGCTGCCGCGCGGACTCACGCGCGACTACGAGCCGCTCGGCACGCGCGGTCACGTCGACATGGTGGCCGCGATCGCGAGCCCGGGGGTGCTGCTGCTGCACGGGCAGCCCGATGCCGGGCATCCTGATCACGCCGTCATGCGCGAGATCCGCGCCGTCGTCGAGGCCTCACGCGACGCCGCCGGGCGGGAGTGGCGCATCATCGAGCTGCCCGCGCCCGCGCAGCTGCGCGACGACGAGGGCTTCGTCGACTGGAACTACGTCAACCACCTCGTCGTCGACGGCGGCGTCATCGCCTGCGGCTACGGCGACGAGGCGGCGGATGCCCGGGCCCGCGCCCTGCTGGGCGAGGCGTACCCCGGCCGCGAGGTCGTCACCGTCGACGCGCGCGAGATCCTCGCGCGGGGCGGCGGCATCCACTGCATCACCCAGCAGCAGCCGACGGTCGCCGCGCGATGA
- a CDS encoding RNA polymerase sigma factor — protein MAIADSRGVIALPAPRRDRRADLRALPPVAADPPAAASPGPAAPAPAEFDFAAAFDAHGTVLLRFALAALRDRGLAEDCVQEAFLRAWRSRDRFDPSVGSLRTWLFAILRNVIADAIRAIQRLPHLEGAERLEEHPALVTDPWERLGLVEALESLSPEHREVIEAVHVQGLDYAELAARTGVAVGTLRSRAFYALRILRTRLSEPRNPA, from the coding sequence ATGGCCATCGCCGACAGCCGAGGGGTGATCGCACTGCCCGCTCCCCGCCGCGACCGGCGCGCCGACCTCCGCGCCCTGCCGCCGGTCGCCGCCGATCCTCCCGCCGCGGCCTCCCCCGGGCCGGCAGCGCCCGCTCCCGCGGAATTCGATTTCGCGGCCGCCTTCGACGCGCACGGCACGGTGCTGCTGCGGTTCGCCCTCGCCGCGCTGCGCGATCGGGGTCTCGCGGAGGACTGCGTGCAGGAGGCCTTCCTGCGCGCCTGGCGCAGCCGCGACCGATTCGACCCCTCGGTCGGCAGCCTGCGCACCTGGCTCTTCGCCATCCTGCGCAACGTCATCGCCGACGCGATCCGCGCGATCCAGCGCCTGCCCCACCTGGAGGGCGCCGAGCGCCTGGAGGAGCATCCCGCCCTCGTCACCGACCCGTGGGAGCGCCTCGGCCTCGTCGAGGCGCTCGAGTCGCTGAGCCCCGAGCACCGCGAGGTGATCGAGGCCGTGCACGTGCAGGGTCTCGACTACGCCGAGCTCGCCGCCCGCACGGGCGTCGCCGTCGGCACCCTGCGATCGCGCGCCTTCTACGCACTGCGCATCCTGCGCACTCGCCTCTCCGAACCGAGGAACCCGGCATGA